A single genomic interval of Arthrobacter sp. NicSoilB8 harbors:
- a CDS encoding ATP-binding cassette domain-containing protein — MIEARGLTKVYGDKTAVAGVNFTVEAGRVTGFLGPNGAGKSTTMRMIMGLDRPTSGSVTVNGSPLTGHTAPLRDVGALLDAKAVHTSRSAYNHLLAMAATHSIPKKRVHDVIEMTGLAEVAKKKVGGFSLGMGQRLGIAAALLGDPQTVILDEPVNGLDPEGVVWVRNLVKYLASEGRTVFLSSHLMSEMAVTADHLIVIGRGRIIADAPIQEIITGKGQGRTRVRTDQPDRLMQLLAGTGVSVEVQERELLEVMGLDPRQIATVALENHVMIYELTPLQASLEEAYMELTKDEVEYHSLITAGTVPVEAGGN; from the coding sequence ATGATCGAAGCACGAGGCCTGACCAAGGTTTACGGCGACAAGACCGCCGTCGCCGGCGTCAACTTCACTGTCGAAGCCGGCCGGGTCACCGGCTTCCTGGGCCCCAACGGGGCCGGCAAGTCCACCACCATGCGCATGATCATGGGACTGGACCGGCCGACGTCGGGCTCCGTGACCGTCAACGGATCTCCGCTCACCGGGCACACCGCCCCGCTGCGCGACGTCGGCGCGCTGCTGGACGCGAAGGCCGTCCACACGAGCCGCTCCGCCTACAACCATCTGCTGGCCATGGCCGCGACGCACAGCATCCCCAAGAAGCGCGTCCACGACGTCATCGAGATGACCGGGCTGGCCGAGGTGGCCAAGAAGAAAGTGGGCGGCTTCTCCCTCGGCATGGGCCAGCGGCTGGGCATCGCCGCGGCCCTCCTGGGCGACCCGCAGACCGTCATCCTCGACGAGCCCGTCAACGGTCTTGACCCGGAGGGGGTGGTGTGGGTCCGCAACCTCGTGAAATACCTGGCCTCCGAGGGCCGCACGGTGTTCCTCTCCAGCCACCTCATGAGCGAAATGGCCGTCACGGCGGACCACCTGATCGTGATCGGCCGCGGCAGGATCATCGCGGACGCCCCGATCCAGGAGATCATCACCGGCAAGGGCCAGGGCCGCACACGGGTCCGGACCGACCAGCCGGACCGGCTCATGCAGCTGCTGGCCGGAACCGGTGTCTCGGTGGAGGTCCAGGAACGGGAACTCCTCGAAGTCATGGGGCTGGACCCGCGGCAGATTGCCACCGTGGCGCTGGAAAACCACGTCATGATCTACGAACTCACCCCGCTCCAGGCCAGCCTCGAGGAGGCCTACATGGAACTGACCAAGGATGAGGTCGAATACCATTCGCTGATCACCGCGGGCACCGTTCCCGTCGAAGCCGGAGGCAACTAA